In the Naumovozyma dairenensis CBS 421 chromosome 4, complete genome genome, one interval contains:
- the NIT3 gene encoding putative hydrolase (similar to Saccharomyces cerevisiae NIT3 (YLR351C); ancestral locus Anc_4.183) gives MSSILSQKIKVALIQFKSSNVNKLINLQNVEKFIDKAMIQQPDTKINCPPRMFNSPYSIYKFKDYAEPISSTDLTTPTLSILSKISLKYKIILVGGSIPELDPTTSKLYNTSIIFNEMGQLIGKHRKAHLFDIDIPNGITFKESTTLSPGSKATTLKTTYGNIGIGICYDLRFPELAMISARKNAFVMIYPGAFNTVTGPMHWHLLAKSRSIDNQIYTILCSPARNLESDYHAYGHSLVVNPKGEIIAEAGEGEEIVFATLDPMEIENFRKAIPITTQRRFDIYDDVSANIE, from the coding sequence ATGTCGTCGATACTATCACAAAAAATCAAGGTTGCATTGATCCaatttaaatcatcaaatgttaataaattaattaactTACAAAATGTcgaaaaatttattgataagGCAATGATTCAACAACCAgatacaaaaattaattgtCCTCCCAGAATGTTTAATTCACCATACTCTATctataaatttaaagattatGCTGAACCAATATCATCAACTGATTTAACAACACCAACTTTATCCATCTTATCcaagatttcattaaaatataaaatcaTCTTAGTTGGTGGTTCTATCCCAGAATTAGACCCCACTACATCAAAACTATACAATACATCgatcatcttcaatgaaATGGGTCAATTGATTGGTAAACATAGAAAAGCTCATTTATTCGACATTGATATCCCTAATGGGATCACATTTAAAGAAAGTACCACATTATCTCCAGGTTCCAAAGCAACAACATTAAAGACTACTTATGGTAATATTGGAATTGGGATTTGTTACGATTTAAGATTCCCGGAATTAGCAATGATTAGTGCAAGAAAGAATGCATTCGTAATGATTTATCCAGGTGCTTTCAATACCGTAACGGGTCCAATGCATTGGCATCTTTTAGCAAAATCAAGATCAATTGATAATCAAATTTATACCATATTATGCTCTCCCGCTAGAAATTTGGAGAGTGATTATCATGCTTATGGTCATTCTTTAGTAGTTAATCCAAAGGGTGAAATTATTGCGGAAGCTGGAGAAGGTGAAGAAATCGTTTTTGCCACTTTGGATCCAatggaaattgaaaattttagGAAAGCTATCCCAATTACTACTCAAAGAAGATTCGATATTTATGATGACGTTAGTgcaaatattgaataa
- the GTT3 gene encoding Gtt3p (similar to Saccharomyces cerevisiae GTT3 (YEL017W); ancestral locus Anc_1.445) — protein sequence MSTSFSSFTSSSPMKSPSSPFNRWKKADLLDLINKLKISDIPTSTRKYDLIEIIQDYLIELGKPLDYDHEFPELKGFYKSTVWLSSPTLKNDIIVPKRVEDAIVLNEEEKENQQEVASGSQYDSKIEDHNIDIASKISSQLAPASNSEFTSSASVSGTSSASDSELDEITSENETNEGEEEEAEEEEAEEEEVGKEEIEIETDTDTENENESKNFNNLNFKTIDQESSFAKRFKFNFHECINDIVDKTSRLNRYTQDSLSTVASVDFIFHSIEFIVLFNYIFKEENNENCDSVFDFIVPILIWLTFNILMPIFVSYYVNFVRYEYYLEIDPMVFHLAKGLIAIALFTTFKNGNNNKYETIKNDVEKIDLDDLKHALGSNKSYSSINNALTQYCQVLSANLITINQALGIIPLVFAITGSLLTLYVLI from the coding sequence ATGTCTACTTCTTTCTCAAGTTtcacttcttcttcaccgATGAAAAGTCCATCGTCACCATTTAATCGTTGGAAGAAAGCtgatttattagatttaattaataaattgaaaatatcagaTATCCCAACttcaacaagaaaatatgacttaattgaaatcattcaagattatttaattgaattagGTAAACCATTAGATTATGATCATGAATTCCCTGAATTGAAAGGGTTTTATAAATCAACCGTATGGTTATCCTCTCCAACattaaaaaatgatattattgttcCAAAACGTGTAGAAGATGCTATAGTACTtaacgaagaagaaaaggaaaaccAACAGGAAGTTGCCTCCGGTTCCCAATACGATTCTAAAATAGAAGATCATAACATTGATATAGCTTCTAAAATATCCTCTCAACTTGCTCCTGCTTCCAACTCTGAATTTACTTCATCTGCCTCTGTCTCTGGTACTAGCTCAGCTTCTGACAGTGAACTTGACGAAATAACATCAGAGAATGAAACCAAtgaaggagaagaagaagaagcagaagaagaagaagcagaagaagaagaagtggGAAAGgaggaaattgaaattgaaactgACACTGACactgaaaatgaaaatgaaagtaaAAACTTTAATAACTTGAACTTTAAGACAATCGATCAAGAAAGTAGTTTTGctaaaagatttaaattcaatttccaTGAATGTATAAATGATATCGTCGATAAAACTTCAAGATTGAATAGATATACTCaagattcattatcaaCTGTAGCGTCTGTCgatttcattttccattCCATCGAATTCATTGTTCTGTTCAATTATATCTTtaaggaagaaaataatgagaaCTGTGATAGTGTTTTCGATTTCATTGTTCCGATTTTAATTTGGTTAACTTTTAATATCCTAATGCCAATTTTCGTTTCTTATTATGTTAATTTTGTTCGTTATGAATATTACTTAGAGATTGATCCAATGGTTTTCCATCTAGCAAAAGGATTAATTGCAATTGCATTATTTActactttcaaaaatgggaataataataagtaTGAAACCATTAAGAATGATGtagaaaaaattgatctTGATGACCTTAAGCACGCCTTGGgttcaaataaatcatattcatcaataaataatgCCTTAACACAATATTGTCAAGTACTATCTGCTAATTTAATTACAATAAATCAAGCATTGGGTATTATCCCATTAGTTTTCGCCATTACAGGTTCTTTATTGACTTTATATGTTTTGATTTAA
- the RSE1 gene encoding U2 snRNP complex subunit RSE1 (similar to Saccharomyces cerevisiae RSE1 (YML049C); ancestral locus Anc_1.497), which translates to MNTEAQQHEHEHEQELTLYHLTLQSKSNYTHSTIGHFVNIHSEHAYDSKSSTKLPLQLCLATENHLEFYDVSNGHLNKFFQSIEFQFKIINCKSLTPKESNCSFIVITTDNGDFSIIKLSLQNNNNNNNNYNIKTILNYQFTRSGIRRLSPIQFLEINDDSLTIILSALEKNKLIFNLTYSKNDSSLQIMDSSPLEIIKSNFITMILINCYNKNNNISNIVSSHHYHHKENPFFASIEIDTITNDFFLIFYMIDLNLNLIIKKNQLKLSDKNINFLCSLPNDLITTTNKNNNTKVDTPLPSPLVLLGFNDYILIKDLNNHYNIKLDIPNNNNLSLKKNYPTTIINGIIQKLNSKDNDNSYLILLQSNNGDLFKLNFNSLKNNFKLSYFDSIPMAQSLNIFKNGLLFVNNEFNNNYLLQFENINTTESIHNSEEDNFYKLNNLIIPSSNNNNNNIQKNLNPIISSSYSHSQNNTNIDLWINSMNSKLFNLTNSINFIDIINSNLPPNVKNLWSLSLHPKTVSHYHDILFLAFNNSMIILKIKPDSMENLSFKHTNPFIMKNDCTLLIKKLGNLIIQVCKNQFKQITFSIEEKNDDYNFVEKSVWYPPAGIHIIHSIATNSQLILALSNNEIIYFQLYDTTTTTNNNNNINYTNNQDSLIEYQNNPNFSNFIKSIDLINSSSSSSSSSSSSSSSHYSDYLAIALDNSTINILSLKRNNQDEFLEVVSLQNTMAPINDLKLISNNYNNSNKQINLHVTLTNGVYMNSKINPLNGQIFDVKLKYLGPNQINLSSLSSLNLLQKSDNEDEDEDEEDSDEDSDNNGKINETIIKKRSSQKTYNCVIIHSLKNSWISYEYDSLLYIRPIQFANTNQSLIKITSFKTESIPINGCCALSSSGNLIIGTMNDFIFKDNNNWFNLNEFIMPNVFDHKQEDDDNAENENDSNSDEEDEDEDEDEITGITKINYRNKAILSLNESHAQIIIENSIANSSNCRISIFNTTTKSFLKNANVVENTYYHILSNIKCLSAIITKFSSTINHLILATNDMKLLTFKLTFHAGSESKAKRKLFSNFKLESLHETLISDHIYTMVEFNQMILLSSLNNLILLNLGKKQLLKKSITIISKKLSIKKIVKITQWNNERIAVGELNESVTFFQFDSLTNSFIPLADDITKRHVTSLLFLDKSTVIGGDKFGNVWTLRLSRENERKVLNAQSIANASASSSSSSSLSFQELLNRNITKSTQINKSNIYDVPFKLKLLNHFFINDIILNFHLIENINWSDRPTIIYTTLQGSIGCLIPLLSKSQIIILKQIEKKLSNVDTILNDHNEDDEITNDNDAEREIKKKNKGTDDEFIMYSIVGRDHSKYRGYYTPVRNVIDGDLCETFSTYKSIEKDKLTKSIGKKNLNANDIIKYINEIRTNYL; encoded by the coding sequence ATGAACACTGAAGCTCAACAACATGAACATGAACATGAACAAGAACTAACATTATACCATCTGACTCTacaatcaaaatcaaactATACTCATTCCACTATAGGCCATTTCGTAAATATCCATTCAGAACATGCATACGATAGCAAATCATCAACAAAATTACCACTACAATTGTGTTTAGCCACTGAGAACCATTTAGAATTTTATGATGTATCCAATGGCCATctaaacaaattttttcaatccattgaattccaatttaaaataattaattgtAAATCTTTAACTCCAAAGGAATCGAATTGTTCATTTATCGTCATCACCACTGATAATGGAGATTTCTCAATCATCAAATTGtcattacaaaataataataataataacaacaattatAACATAAAAACTATACTTAATTATCAATTCACAAGATCTGGTATAAGAAGATTATCACCCATTCAATTCTTagaaattaatgatgattcttTAACAATTATATTGTCTGcattggaaaaaaataaattgatcTTCAATTTAActtattcaaaaaatgacTCATCTTTACAAATAATGGATTCCTCTCCATTagaaatcattaaatctaatttcattacaatgattttaattaattgttataataagaataataatatctcgAACATAGTTTCAtctcatcattatcatcataaAGAAAACCCATTCTTTGCATCCATTGAAATAGATACCATTACaaatgatttcttcttaatcttttatatgattgatttaaatttaaatctaatcattaagaaaaatcaattgaaattatcagataagaatattaatttcttgTGCTCTTTACCAAATGATCttataacaacaacaaacaagaataataatacaaaagTTGATACCCCATTGCCATCACCTTTAGTATTATTAGGTTTCAAtgattatatattaattaaagatttaaataatcattataatattaaattggatataccaaataataacaacctttcattgaagaaaaattatccaACTACTATAATAAATGGtatcattcaaaaattaaattcaaaagataatgataattcatatttaatattattacaatcaaataatggtgaccttttcaaattgaattttaattcattgaaaaataattttaaattatcatattTCGATTCCATTCCAATGGCTCAATCTttaaatatctttaaaaatggtctattatttgttaataatgaatttaataacaattatttattacaatttgaaaacattaaCACCACAGAATCAATCCATAACAGTGAAGAAGACAATTTTTATAAgttgaataatttaataataccttcttcaaataataataataataatattcaaaaaaatttaaacccaatcatttcatcatcatacTCACATTctcaaaataatactaacaTAGATTTATGGATAAATTCTatgaattcaaaattatttaatttaactaattcaattaatttcattgatataattaattcaaatttaccCCCAaatgtgaaaaatttatggTCATTATCTTTACATCCAAAAACAGTCTCTCATTATCAtgatatattattcttagcctttaataattctatGATAATTCTAAAAATTAAACCCGATTCGATggaaaatttatcattcaaACATACAAATCCATtcataatgaaaaatgattGCACTcttttaattaaaaaattaggAAATTTAATCATTCAAGTTTGtaaaaatcaatttaaaCAAATTACATTCTCTATTgaggaaaaaaatgatgattataattTCGTTGAAAAATCTGTTTGGTATCCACCAGCTGGTATTCATATAATACATTCCATTGCAACAAATTCACAGTTAATATTAgcattatcaaataatgaaatcatttatttcCAATTGTATgatactactactactactaataataataataatattaactATACAAATAACCAggattcattaattgaatatcaaaataatccgaatttctcaaatttcattaaatccattgatttaataaactcatcatcatcttcatcttcttcttcttcttcttcctcctcttcCCATTATAGTGATTATTTGGCTATCGCTCTTGataattcaacaattaatatattatcattaaagaGAAATAATCAAGATGAATTCTTGGAAGTTGTTTCATTACAAAATACAATGGCTCcaataaatgatttaaaattaatttcaaataattataataatagtaataagCAAATCAATTTACATGTTACATTAACAAATGGTGTTTATATGAATTCTAAAATTAACCCATTAAATGGTCAAATCTTTGAtgttaaattgaaatatttaggTCCAAACCAGATTAATCTTTCctctttatcatcattgaatttattacaaaaatctgacaatgaagatgaagatgaagatgaggaaGATAGCGACGAAGATAGTGATAACAATGGTAAGATAAAtgaaacaataataaaaaagcGATCTTCTCAAAAAACATATAATTGTGTCATTATTCattctttaaagaattcatGGATATCATACGAAtatgattcattattatacatTAGACCAATTCAATTCGCTAATACAAACCAAAGTCTAATCAAAATTACCTCTTTTAAAACCGAATCAATCCCAATAAATGGTTGTTGTGCACTATCATCTTCAggtaatttaataattggaACTATgaatgatttcatttttaaagataacaataactggtttaatttaaatgaattcatAATGCCAAATGTGTTTGATCATAAACAAGAAGATGACGACAACgctgaaaatgaaaatgacaGTAATAgcgatgaagaagatgaagacgaagatgaagacgaaATTACTGGAATCactaaaataaattatagaaataaagcaattttatcattgaatgaatCCCATGCACAAATCATCATAGAAAATTCAATTGCAAACTCATCAAATTGTCGTATATCAATTTTCAATACCACAACAAAATCATTCCTAAAAAATGCAAATGTTGTAGAAAATACGTACTACCATATATTATCAAACATTAAATGTCTTAGTGCTATCATTACTAAgttttcttcaacaataaatcatttaattcttgCAACAAACGATATGAAACTATTAACTTTTAAATTAACGTTCCATGCAGGATCAGAATCTAAAGCAAAACGGAAATTATTCtcaaattttaaattgGAATCATTACATGAAACATTAATAAGTGACCATATTTATACAATGGTTGAATTTAATCAAATGATCTTATTATCATCCTTAAATAATCTAATACTATTAAATTTGGGtaaaaaacaattattaaaaaaatcgATAACtataatttccaaaaaattatctatTAAGAAGATTGTTAAAATAACTCAATGgaataatgaaagaattgCCGTTGGCgaattgaatgaatcaGTAACGTTCTTCCAGTTTGATTCATTAACAAACTCATTCATCCCATTAGCTGATGATATTACCAAAAGGCATGTCACttctttactttttttAGATAAATCAACTGTCATTGGAGGTGATAAATTCGGTAATGTTTGGACATTAAGATTATCAAGGGAAAATGAAAGGAAAGTTTTAAATGCCCAATCCATTGCAAATGCTTCcgcatcatcatcatcgtcgtcGTCGTTATCATTCCAAGAACTTTTAAACAGAAATATAACTAAATCAACACAAATTAACAAAAGTAACATATATGACGTCCCATTCAAATTGAAACtattgaatcattttttcattaatgatataatattgaatttccatttaattgaaaatataaattggTCAGATAGACCAACTATTATCTATACTACTTTACAAGGTTCAATTGGATGTCTAATCCcattattatctaaatctcaaatcatcatattgaaacaaattgaaaaaaaattatctaatGTTGATacaatattaaatgatCACAACGAAGATGACGAAATAACAAACGATAATGATGCAGAAAGGGAaattaagaagaaaaataagggtactgatgatgaattcatCATGTATTCAATTGTTGGTAGAGATCATTCGAAATATAGAGGTTATTATACTCCTGTTAGGAATGTCATTGATGGTGATTTATGTGAAACTTTTTCAACATATAAGTCTATTGAAAAGGATAAATTAACAAAATCAATTGgtaagaaaaatttaaatgcAAATgacattattaaatatattaacgAAATTAGAACTAATTACTTATAG
- the EAF5 gene encoding Eaf5p (similar to Saccharomyces cerevisiae EAF5 (YEL018W); ancestral locus Anc_1.447) produces MDPIINDLLVLQLIYSLLFNKYKDEILPHSNKQNRDKFDPDNDNFIISSIKLSLIKITDEFQNNLLINEMVQYHNTNNENDPKKTIKKLTINDILNIVENLFPINQFNITLMNGQLNFQNLKLNQLRSLIIEKYLLFRTNSIQHIKRLDDEISNRLGFAPSSAPSSVSKSPSPQPLTQKNIVSTSNNNISVLSTSTSPILTPAVPLSSSSLSSSTTTTHPTITTTTINNNNKKNVTNTISPAIDPKREKLLNLYRDTVLNRLQSKNKLLDELYINLMREKNYTKIINKIIEIEMIKNETPKSVHFLQLILQRSISDGIMSSSTGTKTWEIARQVQFDFDDTVQFMRRALE; encoded by the coding sequence atggacCCTATAATAAACGATTTATTAGTGTTACAACTGATATACTCATTACTTTTTAACaaatataaagatgaaatattGCCCCATTccaataaacaaaatagaGATAAATTCGATCCAGATAATGACAATTTTATCATATCTAGTATCAAACTATCTCTAATTAAAATAACAGACGAGTTTCAAAATAATCTACTGATTAATGAAATGGTTCAATAtcataataccaataatgaGAATGATCCTAAGAAaactattaaaaaattaacaattaatgatatattaaatatagtagaaaatttattcccaataaatcaattcaatataaCTTTAATGAATGGACAATtgaatttccaaaatttaaaaCTAAATCAACTGAgatcattaataatagaaaaatatttactGTTCAGaacaaattcaattcaacacattaaaagattagatgatgaaatatcaaataGGTTAGGTTTCGCACCATCATCAGCACCATCATCTGTATCTAAATCCCCATCGCCGCAACCTTTAactcaaaaaaatatagtaTCTACatccaataataacataaGCGTATTATCTACTTCCACATCACCTATACTGACTCCTGCTGTGCCcctttcatcttcttcattatcatcatctacCACCACTACACACCCTACTATTACTACCActactattaataataataataagaagaaCGTAACTAATACTATATCACCTGCCATTGATCCCAAgagagaaaaattattaaatttatacAGAGATACTGTATTAAACAGGTTACaaagtaaaaataaactattagatgaattatatattaactTGATGCgagagaaaaattataccaaaattataaataaaatcattgaaattgaaatgattaaaaatgaaactCCCAAAAGTGTTCATTTCTTACAATTAATCTTACAAAGAAGTATATCTGATGGGATTATGAGTAGTTCCACTGGAACGAAAACATGGGAGATTGCAAGACAAGTTCAATTCGATTTCGATGATACTGTACAATTCATGCGAAGAGCTCTTGAATAA
- the NDAI0D01360 gene encoding uncharacterized protein, protein MEINKCSSFNGTIDDDYETIEKGRYWLYVSLGCPFAHRALIARSLLGLNDLIGISVVHWHLEPSKSWELFVPPNNDTVSDEDTRRSLTDSEINIESKNEQGQEQAKWKIDDRFFQVDGGIITTRCNESASSFADIKVDDKREWFDFTYDPIENVHYLRELYDKSEKYYDCKYTGRITVPVLWDSQRKTIINNESSEIIRIFNSINQKRPENNRIGYDLYPNKLHDEIDDLNSWIYENVNTGVYKAGFTDDPQVYERIVLNLFKYLDKIEAILSKNYSKLEERYSRDKDSNDEIMKRYYMVGEEITEVDIRLYPTIIRFDTVYYQHFKCNLKMIRSNEYKYLNLWLKNLYWNSEFEAFRMTTNFDHLKLGYTRSQPKINPLGITPLGPKPDIEPL, encoded by the coding sequence AtggaaataaataagtgttcttctttcaatggAACGATTGATGATGACTATGAGACCATCGAGAAGGGCAGATATTGGCTATATGTTTCATTAGGTTGTCCCTTTGCTCATCGGGCATTAATTGCTAGGTCCCTACTAGGGTTGAACGATTTAATTGGAATTAGTGTTGTACATTGGCATTTAGAACCATCCAAGAGTTGGGAATTATTCGTACCACCAAATAATGACACGGTTAGTGATGAAGATACTAGGAGATCATTAACAGATTCTGAAATCAATATTGAAAGTAAGAATGAACAAGGGCAAGAACAAGCAAAGTGGAAGATCGATGATAGATTTTTCCAAGTGGATGGTGGTATAATCACAACAAGATGCAATGAATCAGCTTCTTCATTTGCTGATATTAAAGTTGATGATAAACGTGAATGGTTTGATTTCACGTATGATcctattgaaaatgttcattatttaagaGAATTGTATGATAAATCTGAGAAATATTATGATTGTAAATATACTGGTAGAATCACTGTTCCTGTTTTATGGGATTCTCAAAGGAAaactattattaataatgaatcatcTGAAATTATTCgaattttcaattcaataaatcaGAAAAGACCAGAGAATAATCGTATTGGTTATGATTTATATCCAAATAAGTTACATGATGAAATCgatgatttgaattcttgGATTTATGAAAATGTCAATACGGGAGTTTATAAAGCAGGATTTACTGATGATCCCCAGGTATATGAAAGGATAGTTTTAAACTTATTTAAATATCTAGATAAAATTGAAGCTattctttccaaaaattataGTAAATTGGAAGAGAGATATTCGAGAGATAAGGATtctaatgatgaaattatgaaaagatattatatgGTTGGAGAAGAAATAACGGAAGTTGATATTAGATTATATCCTACAATAATTCGATTTGACACAGTGTATTATCAACATTTCAAAtgtaatttgaaaatgattcgttctaatgaatataaatatctTAATCTTTGGTTAAAGAATCTTTATTGGAATTCTGAATTTGAAGCATTTAGAATGACAACAAATTTTGATCATTTAAAATTAGGTTATACAAGATCACAGCCAAAGATAAATCCTCTTGGTATAACACCATTAGGACCCAAGCCAGATATTGAACCATTataa
- the GSF2 gene encoding Gsf2p (similar to Saccharomyces cerevisiae GSF2 (YML048W); ancestral locus Anc_1.496), giving the protein MEVYLRLNDDTEKDYAFQISRDEKINTKLSQIFSTDKNNEKALANTMVLRPSIFHNYKPDYFNKSTHPGYLTEGGCLIFDYDADLPQYISKIDEEKPLFDQLWPGQLILPKWSYNKKYITIYSMIMLFWLYTDLPDVISPTPGICVTNLLSRILIPILEKGFDSIDLANKLREEIQPNYSSFWAQWCFFIFHILKIGLITLFLQLGIANPITFNPITIIKLTTAASPQEFIKNDDLKHLLRSIGWIGSKKGGYDSYQSNFYSYIINKFGGPVQAYRAGMIKTAAKPGIPLNNGEGFQTPLNERFTADTFKTMEETGKFILSEEYFIELENNLKENLDLCEGDVGKMNEEIRRFRRFGLYEPNEKIKKMVAKRKQVYLNDQKLLEEEKEQKKEEKKKTK; this is encoded by the coding sequence atggaGGTTTACTTAAGATTAAATGACGATACTGAAAAGGACTATGCATTCCAAATATCAAGAGATGAAAAGATAAATACAAAATTATCTCAAATATTCTCCactgataaaaataatgaaaaagcCTTAGCTAATACAATGGTATTGAGACCTTCAATCTTCCATAATTATAAACCAGActattttaataaatctacTCATCCAGGTTATTTAACAGAAGGTGGTTGTCTTATCTTCGATTATGATGCTGATTTACCTCAATacatttccaaaattgatgaagagAAACCTTTATTCGATCAATTATGGCCAGGTCAATTGATATTACCAAAATGGTCatataacaaaaaatatattaccATATATTCCATGATAATGTTATTTTGGTTATATACAGATTTACCTGATGTAATTTCTCCAACTCCAGGTATTTGTGtaacaaatttattatcaagaatCCTTATCCCAATCTTGGAAAAGGGATTCGATTCAATCGATTTAGCTAATAAATTACGTGAAGAAATTCAACCAAAttattcatcattttgGGCTCAATGGtgtttctttatcttccatattttgaaaattggtTTAATCactttatttttacaaTTAGGTATAGCTAATCCAATCACTTTTAATCCAATTACTATCATTAAATTAACTACAGCTGCATCTCCacaagaatttattaaaaatgatgatttaaaaCATTTATTACGTTCCATCGGTTGGATTGGTTCCAAAAAAGGTGGATACGATTCTTATCAAAGTAATTTCTATAGttatatcatcaataaatttggTGGCCCAGTTCAAGCTTATAGAGCAGGTATGATTAAAACAGCTGCAAAACCTGGTATCCCATTAAATAATGGTGAAGGTTTCCAAACTCCATTAAATGAAAGATTCACCGCAGATACTTTCAAAACTATGGAGGAAACTGGGAAATTTATCTTAAGTGAAgaatatttcattgaattggaaaataatttaaaagaaaatttggatCTCTGTGAAGGTGACGTGGGTAAAATGAATGAggaaattagaagatttaGAAGATTCGGTCTTTATGaaccaaatgaaaaaattaaaaaaatggtagcaaaaaggaaacaagtatatttgaatgatcaaaaattattagaagaagaaaaggaacaaaagaaggaagaaaagaagaagactAAATAG